Genomic segment of Paenibacillus sp. FSL R5-0623:
TTTCACTAAATTCAAATGAATACTTGTGTCCATCAACCGAAACAGTGTACTGCCAAATATCTTTATCAGTTTTTTGGTCAACTTTAATATTGTTTTGAACGAAATCTTTCGGATCCGTAACAGGGATTTCTGTGAAGTCTGTTCTAAGGACATGCACTTCTGAATTATGTATTCCAGTCCCTGTACCTTTAGTCAGAATAATAACAATCTCATCTTCTCCATCTTTATTTAAATCAATGACAAAAATTTGAGGATAAAATGAGGGATTTGTTACATTACTCCAATCAAATGTTTTCGGTTCTCCGTTTATGGCTACATCAAGCGACGAGAACAAATCCCCTTTCTCCTGAACACCATAAACAGCGATTTTCTTATCAGAAGTCTCGGATAATAGTGTATTGGGAGTAGATTCAACTGATGTTGATACACTCTCTTTGGATCTCTTCTCATCAACCATTGCTGGACTTGTAGACTGATTATTAACCCCACATCCAGACAACAACATGGTTCCTACTATTGTAACTATGAATTTCTTTTTCAAAAGATATCCTCCACATACAGTATTATAATGTTAAAAAATAGAAAACAATTCATTTCAGGATATATCATTATCTCATGTCACTTCTGTGTGTTCCAATCGTAGGTTATAATTTAAATAAATTCCATTCACTATTATAACAGCAATATATTCAAACAAGGAGACGCTGAAAATTATGAGCAGATCATCCACATTTCCAATCGTTTTCGAAAAACGAATCTTTGTAAGGTGAAGACGGATGCTGCTGACGCTTTTCTTGTCTGATCAAGGATTTCAAACACACCTCTAAGCCATTTAAACGTAAGCTGAAGCATCTCGGCATGCTAGGAAGTCAATTTAGAGAGTAGAAATAACCAGGACCATTTCCAGAAGAAACTAAACAACCGTTCCCTGCAGAAGACCCGGAAACGGTTGTAGCTCAAATCTATTTAATTTCATTTGAAATTGCTATGTCTATCTTGGGTGTTTTAACTAATGTCTATAAAGCTCTCTTTCCCTTACAGCTCCAGGTCTGCTGCCCGGGCATTCGCTTCAACCTGCTCCGGGCTTTTGCATCCCGGAATGACGCAGCTGACGGCTGGATGCCTCAGACACCAGGCTAGGGCCCACGATGCCATGTCGACACCTTCCGGTACCTCGTTTTTCTGAATTTCACTCACGAGCTTCAGCTTCTCATCTATCTCTTCACGCTCGTGTCCCTTTCTGACATTATCACTGAACACCATGCCTGGTTTGTATTTGCCGCTCAGGTAGCCGCTGGCCAGCGGGACTCTCGCCAACACACCAAGATCCTGCTCCAGGCAAGAAGGGAATACCCTCTCTTCCGGTTTCTGGTCCAGACGGTTATACACAACCTGAATAGCCTTCGCGTTCAACTCGGTAGCCTTGCTCGTCTGATGCAGATTATCGTTGCTTCCAATTGATATACCGAGATTGCGGATTTTACCGGCCTGCACCTGCTTGTCCAGCATGGTCCACAGTTTGTCGTTATCGAACGCCTCATCCGATCCGGAGTGGAACTGATACAAATCGACATAATCCGTTCTGAGAGCTTTCAGGGATTCTTCCAGCTGAACGCGAATCTGATCCACGCTCCAGGCATTTGTCCAGTTCTCATGCCACTGGTGACCGAACTTGGTTGCAATAACCCAATCCTCACGTCGGTC
This window contains:
- a CDS encoding aldo/keto reductase, producing the protein MKYRRLGKTELDVSVVGVGTWQFGGDWGKDYTQKEVDDILYRAKELGINLIDTAECYGPHHMSEGFIGDFMSRDRREDWVIATKFGHQWHENWTNAWSVDQIRVQLEESLKALRTDYVDLYQFHSGSDEAFDNDKLWTMLDKQVQAGKIRNLGISIGSNDNLHQTSKATELNAKAIQVVYNRLDQKPEERVFPSCLEQDLGVLARVPLASGYLSGKYKPGMVFSDNVRKGHEREEIDEKLKLVSEIQKNEVPEGVDMASWALAWCLRHPAVSCVIPGCKSPEQVEANARAADLEL